From the Carassius gibelio isolate Cgi1373 ecotype wild population from Czech Republic chromosome B25, carGib1.2-hapl.c, whole genome shotgun sequence genome, one window contains:
- the LOC128014501 gene encoding synaptotagmin-7 isoform X3: MGNKPVNSPKGHPPDADGHSSVSDLANSLTGDMVMLSPGSEDDDHEGPVSEKLGRIQFSLGYSFQDTTLTVKILKGQDLPAKDFSGTSDPFVKIYLLPDRKHKLETKIKRKNLNPHWNETFLFEGFPYEKVRERTLYLQVLDYDRFSRNDPIGEVSIPLNKVELGQLKTFWKDLKPCSDGSGSRGDLLLSLCYNPTANTITVNIIKARNLKAMDIGGASDPYVKVWLMHKDKRVEKKKTVTIKRCLNPVFNESFPFDVPAHVLRETTIIITVMDKDRLSRNDVIGKIYLSWKSGPAEVKHWKDMLSRPRTNVAQWHTLKA, from the exons ATGGGGAATAAGCCAGTTAACAGTCCTAAGGGTCACCCGCCAGACGCCGACGGCCATTCCTCAGTGTCTGACCTTGCCAACTCGCTCACTGGAGACATGGTGATG TTGTCTCCGGGGTCAGAAGACGACGACCACGAGGGCCCCGTGAGCGAGAAACTGGGCAGGATTCAGTTCAGCTTGGGCTACAGCTTCCAGGACACGACTCTGACGGTCAAGATACTCAAAGGTCAAGACCTGCCCGCTAAAGACTTCTCTGGGACGTCCGACCCCTTCGTCAAAATCTACCTGCTGCCTGACAGAAAGCACAAACTCGAGACCAAAATCAAGAGGAAAAACCTCAACCCTCACTGGAACGAAACCTTCCTGTTTGAAG GGTTCCCGTATGAGAAGGTGCGGGAGCGAACGCTGTACCTCCAGGTGCTGGATTACGATCGGTTCAGCCGTAACGACCCGATCGGAGAGGTCTCGATTCCTTTGAATAAAGTGGAGCTGGGACAGCTGAAGACGTTCTGGAAGGATCTCAAACCCTGCAGTGATGGCAGC ggAAGTCGTGGAgatctgctgttgtctctgtgTTATAACCCCACTGCCAACACCATCACTGTTAACATCATAAAAGCTCGCAACCTCAAAGCCATGGACATCGGGGGCGCCTCAG ACCCGTATGTGAAAGTATGGCTGATGCACAAAGACAAGCGAGTGGAGAAGAAGAAGACAGTCACCATCAAACGCTGCCTGAACCCCGTCTTTAACGAGTCCTTCCCTTTCGACGTGCCCGCACATGTTCTCCGAGagaccaccatcatcatcaccgtCATGGACAAGGATCGACTGAGCCGCAATGATGTCATTGGAAAG ATCTACTTGTCATGGAAGAGCGGTCCTGCCGAGGTCAAACACTGGAAGGATATGTTGAGCCGGCCACGCACGAACGTGGCACAGTGGCACACCCTCAAAGCCTGA
- the LOC128014501 gene encoding synaptotagmin-7 isoform X2, with translation MMGQMKKRGLDVKSFLEGKMVVLSLAIGLAEQDDFANLPDLQEVPTSQETPPDKSRNMGNKPVNSPKGHPPDADGHSSVSDLANSLTGDMVMLSPGSEDDDHEGPVSEKLGRIQFSLGYSFQDTTLTVKILKGQDLPAKDFSGTSDPFVKIYLLPDRKHKLETKIKRKNLNPHWNETFLFEGFPYEKVRERTLYLQVLDYDRFSRNDPIGEVSIPLNKVELGQLKTFWKDLKPCSDGSGSRGDLLLSLCYNPTANTITVNIIKARNLKAMDIGGASDPYVKVWLMHKDKRVEKKKTVTIKRCLNPVFNESFPFDVPAHVLRETTIIITVMDKDRLSRNDVIGKIYLSWKSGPAEVKHWKDMLSRPRTNVAQWHTLKA, from the exons ggaaggaaaaatgGTGGTTCTCTCTCTTGCGATTGGATTGGCCGAGCAGGATGACTTTGCCAATCTGCCAGACCTACAGGAAGTACCGACCAGTCAAGAAACCCCTCCTGACAAGAG TAGGAATATGGGGAATAAGCCAGTTAACAGTCCTAAGGGTCACCCGCCAGACGCCGACGGCCATTCCTCAGTGTCTGACCTTGCCAACTCGCTCACTGGAGACATGGTGATG TTGTCTCCGGGGTCAGAAGACGACGACCACGAGGGCCCCGTGAGCGAGAAACTGGGCAGGATTCAGTTCAGCTTGGGCTACAGCTTCCAGGACACGACTCTGACGGTCAAGATACTCAAAGGTCAAGACCTGCCCGCTAAAGACTTCTCTGGGACGTCCGACCCCTTCGTCAAAATCTACCTGCTGCCTGACAGAAAGCACAAACTCGAGACCAAAATCAAGAGGAAAAACCTCAACCCTCACTGGAACGAAACCTTCCTGTTTGAAG GGTTCCCGTATGAGAAGGTGCGGGAGCGAACGCTGTACCTCCAGGTGCTGGATTACGATCGGTTCAGCCGTAACGACCCGATCGGAGAGGTCTCGATTCCTTTGAATAAAGTGGAGCTGGGACAGCTGAAGACGTTCTGGAAGGATCTCAAACCCTGCAGTGATGGCAGC ggAAGTCGTGGAgatctgctgttgtctctgtgTTATAACCCCACTGCCAACACCATCACTGTTAACATCATAAAAGCTCGCAACCTCAAAGCCATGGACATCGGGGGCGCCTCAG ACCCGTATGTGAAAGTATGGCTGATGCACAAAGACAAGCGAGTGGAGAAGAAGAAGACAGTCACCATCAAACGCTGCCTGAACCCCGTCTTTAACGAGTCCTTCCCTTTCGACGTGCCCGCACATGTTCTCCGAGagaccaccatcatcatcaccgtCATGGACAAGGATCGACTGAGCCGCAATGATGTCATTGGAAAG ATCTACTTGTCATGGAAGAGCGGTCCTGCCGAGGTCAAACACTGGAAGGATATGTTGAGCCGGCCACGCACGAACGTGGCACAGTGGCACACCCTCAAAGCCTGA